The following are from one region of the Rhodopirellula sp. P2 genome:
- a CDS encoding DMT family transporter yields MSESAQLVSHRRAVLALVVVNVLWGSSFPFMKTLNLLADEHFGVDEHTASGAFRAAASAWMIGLRFALAFVMFAVCCHGVLKRVRWPHFLAGIAIGCLFVVGMVLQVSGLSTIPASRSGFLTSLAVVWTPILATLFERQRPRPVVLLAGGVSLFGVAILTGLLQWADGGLRFAPEGLGQWKTGDTLTLLAVLFFSGQIVAVDWFGKRLDSLAFTPSMFGATAVLALLFFVLIQPSIPEVSAGDAGNSGWYALTTQPRFYGLIVLLSIFPSLVAFSLMNRYQPSVSPTQASVLYTLEPLMASTWAMFIPGVLSVWCAVQYANETLTFELILGGTILILANLLALWPAKNTPADG; encoded by the coding sequence TTGTCAGAATCAGCCCAATTGGTCTCGCATCGTCGTGCTGTTCTGGCGTTGGTCGTTGTCAACGTTTTGTGGGGATCCTCGTTCCCCTTCATGAAGACGCTGAATCTGCTCGCTGACGAACACTTTGGCGTGGATGAGCACACAGCCTCGGGGGCTTTCCGGGCCGCTGCATCCGCCTGGATGATCGGATTGCGATTCGCGTTGGCATTCGTGATGTTCGCTGTTTGTTGCCACGGCGTTTTGAAACGCGTTCGGTGGCCGCACTTCCTCGCCGGAATCGCGATCGGGTGCTTGTTCGTTGTTGGGATGGTCTTGCAGGTGTCCGGGCTGTCAACCATCCCCGCGTCGCGAAGCGGGTTCTTGACCAGCCTCGCGGTGGTGTGGACGCCCATTCTTGCGACACTCTTTGAACGACAACGGCCACGACCCGTCGTGCTGCTTGCCGGGGGCGTGTCCCTGTTCGGCGTGGCGATTCTGACCGGGTTGCTCCAGTGGGCCGACGGCGGCCTGCGTTTCGCACCCGAGGGGCTGGGGCAATGGAAAACCGGTGACACGTTGACGCTGCTCGCCGTGTTGTTCTTCAGCGGCCAAATTGTCGCCGTCGATTGGTTTGGAAAGCGGCTGGATTCGCTTGCGTTCACCCCCTCCATGTTCGGGGCCACCGCCGTGTTGGCGTTGCTGTTCTTTGTCCTGATTCAACCCAGCATCCCTGAGGTTTCGGCCGGCGATGCAGGCAACTCTGGTTGGTACGCGTTGACAACCCAACCCCGCTTCTATGGGCTGATCGTGTTGCTTTCGATCTTCCCGTCTTTGGTGGCATTCTCGCTGATGAATCGATATCAACCCAGCGTGTCACCGACGCAAGCATCCGTGCTCTACACCCTGGAACCACTGATGGCGTCCACCTGGGCCATGTTCATCCCAGGGGTGCTCAGCGTTTGGTGTGCCGTTCAGTACGCCAACGAAACGTTGACCTTCGAGTTGATACTCGGCGGTACGATCCTGATCCTCGCCAACCTGCTGGCCCTCTGGCCAGCCAAGAACACGCCAGCCGATGGCTGA
- a CDS encoding IS4 family transposase has product MPTKTKRLKRRKLPDDQGERTQESLVKPKIKIEGLKYFAMLKPLLEHLHEHECQRDTAGNRTLHYDQYCMLVLLYVLNPTVSSLRAISQASELTKVRDKLGNEKASLGSLSEAGGLFSADLLKPIIEALSAEVNDAAPDPRLSSIQQTITAVDGSLVNALPSLIAASILKQTTGSALVRWRLHTHFEVNNLLPVRVDVTPDGGGEHDERAVLKRVLEEDRLYVMDRGYAKFSLFNSIVASSSSYVCRLRDNTVYETTQELELTEGDRAAGVLNDTIVKLGGSSSSSNSPDHPIRLIQIRCTPHQNRTGGKARGSKAPNSDGILRIATNLLNVPAEIIALIYSYRWTIEIFFRFYKQLMGGDHLISHNVNGIQIQVYCSVIACLLINLWTGSRPTKRTFEMICFYFQGLASEEELIAHIEKQAAAEEAKRAKEERQEIC; this is encoded by the coding sequence ATGCCAACCAAAACCAAGCGACTCAAAAGACGAAAGCTTCCTGATGACCAGGGCGAGCGAACACAGGAATCTCTCGTCAAGCCAAAGATCAAAATCGAAGGCCTCAAATACTTCGCCATGCTCAAGCCTCTGCTCGAGCATCTTCACGAACATGAGTGCCAGCGTGATACCGCTGGCAACCGTACGCTGCACTACGATCAGTATTGCATGCTCGTGTTGCTGTATGTCCTGAACCCCACTGTCTCAAGTTTGCGAGCAATCTCGCAGGCCAGTGAGTTGACGAAAGTACGTGACAAACTGGGCAACGAGAAAGCTTCGCTGGGATCGCTATCCGAAGCCGGTGGGCTGTTCTCTGCAGACCTTCTCAAGCCGATCATTGAGGCCTTGTCTGCTGAAGTCAACGATGCTGCCCCGGACCCGCGACTGAGCAGCATTCAGCAAACGATCACCGCCGTGGATGGCTCACTTGTTAACGCCTTGCCGTCGCTGATTGCCGCATCCATTCTGAAGCAAACAACGGGCTCAGCGCTGGTGCGATGGCGACTACACACACACTTTGAGGTCAATAACCTGCTGCCCGTACGAGTCGACGTGACACCTGACGGCGGTGGAGAACACGACGAGCGGGCCGTGCTCAAACGAGTGCTCGAAGAAGATCGCTTGTACGTGATGGACCGTGGCTATGCCAAGTTCTCGCTCTTCAATTCAATCGTCGCGTCATCGAGTAGCTATGTTTGCCGACTACGTGACAACACGGTTTACGAGACGACTCAAGAACTTGAGTTAACCGAGGGTGACCGTGCTGCGGGGGTGCTCAACGATACGATTGTGAAGCTTGGAGGATCGAGCAGCAGCTCAAATTCCCCTGATCATCCGATCCGGTTGATCCAAATCCGCTGCACGCCTCATCAAAACCGCACAGGCGGAAAGGCGAGAGGTTCCAAGGCACCCAACAGCGATGGGATCCTTCGCATTGCCACCAATCTGCTGAATGTACCTGCTGAAATCATTGCCCTGATCTACTCCTACCGATGGACAATTGAAATCTTCTTTCGGTTCTACAAGCAACTGATGGGCGGCGATCACCTTATCAGCCACAACGTCAATGGGATCCAGATCCAAGTCTATTGTTCGGTGATTGCCTGCTTACTGATCAACCTGTGGACTGGATCTCGCCCCACGAAACGAACGTTTGAAATGATCTGTTTCTACTTTCAAGGCTTAGCCAGTGAAGAGGAGCTGATAGCTCACATCGAAAAGCAAGCTGCTGCAGAAGAGGCAAAGCGTGCCAAAGAGGAGCGTCAAGAAATTTGCTAA